A window of Auraticoccus monumenti contains these coding sequences:
- a CDS encoding DNA alkylation repair protein — translation MIPVAPRTATAVVARLEALADPSQLAAVRKRLAPDEPALGMAMRDLFDLAREATGMPLAEVDRLLDEPTYEARMCAVCVLDLAARESLGEPALSELYLRRHDRITTWDMVDRAAPRVVGAPLVGRSVELLHELAAAPEPLRRRTAVTAPLYFVRSGSDADLAHGFEVAGLLAADPDPLVHQAVGVFLKHAGERAPLVLNGFLTQHAASMARPAVRLALEKVDPSVRRRWVG, via the coding sequence GTGATCCCCGTCGCGCCGAGGACCGCCACCGCGGTGGTGGCCCGGCTGGAGGCCCTCGCCGACCCGTCCCAGCTGGCGGCGGTGCGCAAGCGGCTCGCCCCGGACGAGCCCGCGCTCGGGATGGCGATGCGGGACCTGTTCGACCTGGCCCGGGAGGCGACCGGGATGCCGCTGGCGGAGGTGGACCGGCTGCTCGACGAGCCCACCTACGAGGCCCGGATGTGCGCGGTCTGCGTGCTCGACCTCGCAGCCCGGGAGTCCCTGGGCGAGCCGGCGCTGTCGGAGCTGTACCTGCGTCGCCACGACCGCATCACCACCTGGGACATGGTGGACCGGGCGGCGCCGCGGGTGGTCGGCGCCCCGCTGGTCGGCCGTTCGGTGGAGCTGCTGCACGAGCTGGCGGCCGCCCCGGAGCCGCTGCGCCGCCGGACCGCCGTCACCGCACCGCTGTACTTCGTGCGCAGCGGCTCCGACGCCGACCTGGCGCACGGGTTCGAGGTGGCCGGGCTGCTGGCCGCCGACCCCGACCCGCTGGTGCACCAGGCCGTCGGGGTCTTCCTCAAGCACGCCGGTGAGCGGGCGCCACTGGTGCTGAACGGCTTCCTCACCCAGCACGCCGCCTCGATGGCGCGTCCGGCCGTCCGGCTGGCGCTGGAGAAGGTCGACCCCTCGGTCCGCCGTCGCTGGGTCGGCTGA
- a CDS encoding isochorismate synthase, which produces MIAPLLVHSTTPLFVRSTLLDDLGLDDLLDLLEAGPAAGVEYAWVRGDAGAVAGGVAARWTAGPGDPISGASAWWAGVRERLEHTEDSTGAAALAFGSFCFDPDHTSAVPVLVLPEWVLLRRHGRTVLVEASTTPFTAPAATRVRRLRTLRPPATPSPAWQERAEGLDADAWADRVAQGVKRILDGDLEKVVLARQVTATAEAPVQLGRLARRLHRDYPRCWTFLVDGLVGASPEMLVRREEGLVTSRVLAGTIGVHGATTPETLAAALTSSSKDLQEHEYAVASVASALSEYCTGMNVPDAPYVLELPNVLHLATDVTAVSRTGTTVLELVEALHPSAAVCGTPTEVARRLIAELEELDRGRYSGPVGWVDSEGDGAWAIALRCGELDRDDPRSLRLYAGCGIVADSDPDAEVAESEAKLVPMRGALAPGQP; this is translated from the coding sequence GTGATCGCGCCCCTGCTCGTGCACAGCACCACTCCCCTGTTCGTGCGCAGCACCCTCCTCGACGACCTCGGCCTGGACGACCTGCTCGACCTGCTGGAGGCCGGACCGGCTGCCGGGGTCGAGTACGCCTGGGTGCGGGGCGACGCGGGCGCGGTGGCCGGAGGGGTGGCCGCCCGGTGGACCGCCGGGCCGGGTGACCCCATCTCGGGGGCCTCCGCCTGGTGGGCCGGGGTGCGGGAGCGGCTGGAGCACACCGAGGACAGCACCGGGGCGGCCGCACTCGCCTTCGGCTCCTTCTGCTTCGACCCCGACCACACCAGCGCGGTGCCGGTGCTGGTGCTGCCGGAGTGGGTGCTGCTGCGCCGCCACGGCCGCACGGTGCTGGTCGAGGCGTCCACCACGCCCTTCACCGCGCCGGCGGCCACCCGCGTCCGCCGGCTGCGCACGCTGCGTCCGCCGGCCACGCCGTCCCCGGCCTGGCAGGAGCGGGCCGAGGGCCTGGACGCCGACGCCTGGGCCGACCGGGTGGCGCAGGGGGTCAAGCGCATCCTGGACGGCGACCTGGAGAAGGTGGTGCTGGCCCGTCAGGTCACCGCGACGGCGGAGGCGCCGGTGCAGCTGGGCCGGCTGGCCCGGAGGCTGCACCGGGACTACCCACGTTGCTGGACGTTCCTGGTCGACGGCCTGGTCGGGGCCAGCCCGGAGATGCTGGTGCGCCGGGAGGAGGGTCTGGTCACCTCGCGGGTGCTGGCCGGGACCATCGGGGTGCACGGGGCCACCACGCCGGAGACGCTGGCCGCGGCGCTGACGTCGTCGTCGAAGGACCTGCAGGAGCACGAGTACGCGGTGGCCTCGGTGGCCAGCGCGCTCAGCGAGTACTGCACCGGGATGAACGTCCCCGACGCCCCCTACGTGCTGGAGCTGCCCAACGTGCTGCACCTGGCCACCGACGTCACCGCCGTGTCGAGGACGGGGACGACGGTGCTGGAGCTGGTGGAGGCGCTGCACCCCAGCGCGGCCGTCTGCGGCACCCCGACCGAGGTGGCACGCCGGCTGATCGCCGAGCTGGAGGAGCTGGACCGGGGTCGCTACTCCGGACCGGTGGGGTGGGTGGACAGCGAGGGCGACGGCGCCTGGGCGATCGCGCTGCGCTGCGGCGAGCTGGACCGCGACGACCCGCGCTCGCTGCGGCTCTACGCCGGCTGCGGGATCGTCGCGGACTCCGACCCCGACGCGGAGGTGGCCGAGTCCGAGGCCAAGCTGGTCCCGATGCGCGGGGCCCTGGCCCCGGGGCAGCCGTGA
- the nuoI gene encoding NADH-quinone oxidoreductase subunit NuoI: protein MGVFDSVAGFGVTFKTMFRKTFTEDYPNKPKITAPRFHGRHQLNRWPDGLEKCVGCELCAWACPADAIYVEGAANTEEDRFSPGERYGRVYQINYLRCILCGLCIEACPTRALTMTNEFELADDSRESLIYEKDQLLAPLLPGMEQPPHPRRLGSDEQQYFLGLPSTGTSDTRMGSAQHPDTRTGGRTPGPTGERVGESREAEARAKTGAAETQGGAR, encoded by the coding sequence ATGGGCGTGTTCGACTCCGTCGCCGGCTTCGGCGTGACGTTCAAGACGATGTTCCGCAAGACCTTCACCGAGGACTACCCGAACAAGCCGAAGATCACCGCCCCGCGCTTCCACGGACGGCACCAGCTCAACCGCTGGCCCGACGGCCTGGAGAAGTGCGTCGGCTGCGAGCTCTGCGCCTGGGCCTGCCCGGCCGACGCCATCTACGTCGAGGGCGCGGCCAACACCGAGGAGGACCGCTTCTCCCCGGGGGAGCGCTACGGCCGCGTCTACCAGATCAACTACCTGCGCTGCATCCTGTGCGGGCTGTGCATCGAGGCCTGCCCGACCCGGGCGCTCACCATGACCAACGAGTTCGAGCTCGCCGACGACTCGCGTGAGTCGCTGATCTACGAGAAGGACCAGCTGCTGGCCCCGCTGCTGCCCGGCATGGAGCAGCCGCCGCACCCCCGCCGGCTCGGCTCGGACGAGCAGCAGTACTTCCTCGGGCTGCCCAGCACCGGCACCAGCGACACCCGGATGGGCAGCGCCCAGCACCCGGACACCCGCACCGGCGGCCGGACGCCCGGCCCCACCGGTGAGCGGGTCGGGGAGTCCCGGGAGGCCGAGGCCCGGGCCAAGACCGGTGCGGCGGAGACGCAGGGGGGCGCGCGATGA
- the nuoE gene encoding NADH-quinone oxidoreductase subunit NuoE, which translates to MSTDAPVGHIGNEHHFPTHFTESGGIDFSGDQTTALTEVHLEEMRSIAARYPQPRSALLPMLHLVQSVEGRVTPAGVEACADVLGISAAEVSGVATFYTMYKRKPVGRHHVGVCTTALCAILGGDEVLAALQQHLGVGNDETTADGTITLEHIECNAACDYAPVMMVNWEFFDDVTPGSAVEVVDALREGREVVSSRGARISSWREAERVLAGFPDGRADEGPTAGEKSLLGLRIANERGWSAPDPRTAEAEPVEGPAASEAEAVGTGQPDGGRRGAAEKSSEDAEAAASGDQGTTESTRTSTDEGEAK; encoded by the coding sequence ATGAGCACCGACGCACCCGTCGGCCACATCGGGAACGAGCACCACTTCCCGACCCACTTCACCGAGTCCGGCGGGATCGACTTCAGCGGGGACCAGACCACCGCGCTGACCGAGGTGCACCTGGAGGAGATGCGCTCGATCGCCGCGCGCTACCCCCAGCCGCGCTCGGCCCTGCTGCCGATGCTGCACCTGGTGCAGTCGGTGGAGGGGCGGGTCACCCCGGCGGGGGTGGAGGCCTGCGCCGACGTGCTCGGGATCAGCGCCGCCGAGGTGAGCGGTGTCGCGACCTTCTACACGATGTACAAGCGCAAGCCGGTCGGACGCCACCACGTCGGCGTCTGCACCACCGCGCTCTGCGCCATCCTCGGCGGGGACGAGGTGCTGGCCGCGCTGCAGCAGCACCTCGGCGTCGGCAACGACGAGACCACCGCCGACGGCACGATCACCCTGGAGCACATCGAGTGCAACGCGGCCTGCGACTACGCGCCGGTGATGATGGTCAACTGGGAGTTCTTCGACGACGTCACCCCCGGCAGCGCCGTGGAGGTGGTGGACGCCCTGCGTGAGGGCCGCGAGGTCGTCTCCAGCCGGGGCGCGCGGATCTCCTCCTGGCGCGAGGCCGAGCGGGTGCTCGCCGGGTTCCCCGACGGACGCGCCGACGAGGGCCCGACCGCGGGGGAGAAGTCCCTGCTGGGACTGAGGATCGCGAACGAGCGCGGCTGGTCCGCGCCGGACCCGCGCACCGCCGAGGCGGAGCCGGTCGAGGGGCCGGCGGCCTCGGAGGCCGAGGCGGTGGGCACCGGCCAGCCCGACGGCGGACGTCGTGGGGCGGCGGAGAAGAGCAGCGAGGACGCCGAGGCCGCGGCGAGCGGCGACCAGGGCACGACGGAGTCGACGAGGACGTCGACCGACGAGGGGGAGGCGAAGTGA
- a CDS encoding NuoB/complex I 20 kDa subunit family protein: protein MAGGLEDQVPSGLLLTTVEGLFGWMRQASFWPATFGLACCAIEMMTYGAPRYDSGRWGQEVFRASPRQADLMIVAGRVSQKMAPVLRQIYDQMPNPKYVLAMGVCASTGGMFNNYAIVQGVDHVVPVDMYVPGCPPRPEMLIDGMFKLRKKVQGAPIGINEERFYAEQESRQLVAPATSELKGLLR from the coding sequence ATGGCCGGTGGACTCGAGGACCAGGTCCCGAGCGGGTTGCTGCTCACCACGGTGGAGGGGCTGTTCGGCTGGATGCGGCAGGCCTCCTTCTGGCCGGCCACCTTCGGCCTGGCCTGCTGCGCGATCGAGATGATGACCTACGGCGCGCCCCGCTACGACTCCGGTCGTTGGGGCCAGGAGGTCTTCCGGGCCTCCCCGCGCCAGGCCGACCTGATGATCGTCGCCGGCCGGGTGAGCCAGAAGATGGCCCCGGTGCTGCGTCAGATCTACGACCAGATGCCCAACCCCAAGTACGTGCTCGCGATGGGCGTCTGCGCCAGCACCGGCGGCATGTTCAACAACTACGCGATCGTCCAGGGCGTGGACCACGTGGTGCCGGTGGACATGTACGTCCCCGGCTGCCCGCCCCGCCCGGAGATGCTGATCGACGGCATGTTCAAGCTGCGCAAGAAGGTGCAGGGCGCCCCGATCGGCATCAACGAGGAGCGCTTCTACGCCGAGCAGGAGTCGCGCCAGCTGGTGGCCCCGGCCACCTCCGAGCTCAAGGGGCTGCTGCGGTGA
- the nuoH gene encoding NADH-quinone oxidoreductase subunit NuoH produces the protein MTQMDLSLFGNDPWWVVLIKAVAVFALLLLLTLFNIVFERKVVGRMQHRKGPTMNGPFGWLQSLADGMKLMFKEDFMPSRADKLVYNLAPFLAAIPALTAWAVIPVAGTVTIPFTDRQTQLQLTDLPMAVLFMLAIASIGIYGIVLAGWSSGSTYSLLGGLRSSAQMISYEIAMGLSFVTVFLFAGSMSTSEIVEAQQTSIVLPFGDTGIPGWYALLLAPSFVIYLISMVGETNRAPFDLPEAEGELVGGFHTEYSGMRFAMFFLAEYINMATVSAIAVTLFLGGWHAPWPLSGIEGIDAGYLGAVWFLGKVILLIFGFVWLRGTLPRFRYDQFMKLGWSWLIPLSLVWIVAIAIVRSLDRSSFSSPTFLIVAGVVLVLALALALFGGRQEEDEEEVEEDFDPWAGGYPVPPRAGQQLPELAGVLRPDEPTATRRAGSDTAEEES, from the coding sequence ATGACGCAGATGGACCTGAGCCTGTTCGGCAACGACCCGTGGTGGGTGGTGCTGATCAAGGCCGTGGCGGTGTTCGCCCTGCTGCTGCTCCTGACGCTGTTCAACATCGTCTTCGAGCGCAAGGTCGTCGGGCGGATGCAGCACCGCAAGGGCCCGACCATGAACGGCCCCTTCGGCTGGCTGCAGTCGCTGGCCGACGGCATGAAGCTGATGTTCAAGGAGGACTTCATGCCCTCCCGCGCCGACAAGCTGGTCTACAACCTGGCCCCGTTCCTGGCGGCGATCCCGGCGCTGACCGCCTGGGCGGTGATCCCGGTGGCCGGCACCGTGACCATCCCGTTCACCGACCGGCAGACCCAGCTGCAGCTGACCGACCTGCCGATGGCGGTGCTGTTCATGCTGGCCATCGCCTCGATCGGCATCTACGGCATCGTCCTGGCCGGCTGGTCCTCGGGCTCCACCTACTCCCTGCTGGGCGGGCTGCGCTCCAGCGCCCAGATGATCTCCTACGAGATCGCGATGGGGCTCTCGTTCGTCACGGTCTTCCTCTTCGCCGGGTCGATGTCGACCTCGGAGATCGTCGAGGCCCAGCAGACCAGCATCGTGCTGCCCTTCGGCGACACCGGCATCCCCGGCTGGTACGCGCTGCTGCTGGCTCCCTCCTTCGTGATCTACCTGATCTCGATGGTGGGGGAGACCAACCGCGCCCCCTTCGACCTCCCCGAGGCCGAGGGCGAGCTGGTCGGCGGCTTCCACACCGAGTACTCCGGCATGCGCTTCGCCATGTTCTTCCTGGCCGAGTACATCAACATGGCCACGGTCTCCGCGATCGCGGTCACCCTCTTCCTGGGCGGCTGGCACGCCCCCTGGCCGCTCAGCGGCATCGAGGGCATCGACGCCGGTTACCTCGGCGCGGTCTGGTTCCTCGGCAAGGTCATCCTGCTGATCTTCGGCTTCGTCTGGCTGCGCGGCACCCTGCCCCGCTTCCGCTACGACCAGTTCATGAAGCTGGGCTGGAGCTGGCTCATCCCGCTGTCGCTGGTCTGGATCGTCGCCATCGCGATCGTCCGCTCGCTGGACCGCAGCTCCTTCTCCAGTCCCACCTTCCTCATCGTCGCCGGGGTGGTGCTGGTGCTGGCCCTCGCGCTGGCCCTCTTCGGCGGTCGCCAGGAGGAGGACGAGGAGGAGGTCGAGGAGGACTTCGACCCCTGGGCCGGCGGGTACCCGGTGCCACCGCGGGCCGGCCAGCAGCTGCCCGAGCTGGCCGGGGTGCTCCGCCCCGACGAGCCCACCGCGACCCGGCGCGCCGGGTCCGACACCGCAGAGGAGGAGTCCTGA
- a CDS encoding NADH-quinone oxidoreductase subunit A has product MNLYTPVIVLLAIAAAFVAVSVLTSVNVGPRRYNRAKYDSYECGIQPTPHAVGGGRVPMKYYITAMLFIVFDIEIVFLYPWAVSFDLLGTFALVEMVLFVATVFIAYFYVLRRGGLEWD; this is encoded by the coding sequence GTGAACCTCTACACCCCGGTCATCGTGTTGCTGGCGATCGCGGCCGCCTTCGTGGCGGTCAGCGTCCTCACCAGCGTCAACGTCGGGCCCCGGCGCTACAACCGGGCCAAGTACGACTCCTACGAGTGCGGCATCCAGCCCACCCCGCACGCCGTCGGTGGGGGCCGGGTGCCGATGAAGTACTACATCACCGCGATGCTCTTCATCGTCTTCGACATCGAGATCGTCTTCCTCTACCCCTGGGCGGTGAGCTTCGACCTGCTGGGCACCTTCGCCCTGGTCGAGATGGTGCTCTTCGTGGCCACCGTCTTCATCGCCTACTTCTACGTGCTGCGACGAGGGGGTCTGGAGTGGGACTGA
- the nuoF gene encoding NADH-quinone oxidoreductase subunit NuoF, with translation MSDTLTPVLTANWADERAWKLGNYERTGGYTALRTALGMTPEEVVGVVKDSGLRGRGGAGFPTGMKWSFVPKDNPNPTYLVVNADESEPGTCKDMPLMLASPHTLVEGVIISAYAIKARYAFIYVRGEVLHVVRRLQQAVREAYSAGYIGSNVLGTGYDLEVVVHAGAGAYICGEETALLDSLEGRRGQPRLRPPFPAVAGLYASPTVINNVESIASVPSILRGGAEWFSSMGTEKSKGMTIYSLSGHVARPGQLEAPLGITLRQVLELAGGMREGRRLKFWTPGGSSTPILTEEHLDLPLDYEGMAGAGSMLGTKALQCFDETTSVVRSTLRWVEFYKHESCGKCTPCREGSWWLVQILMRLEAGQGVEGDIEKILDLCDNIGGRSFCALADGAVACVTSAIKYFREEFEQGMHTPAWELLPYQRSTVFAPVTAGATGGPR, from the coding sequence GTGAGCGACACCCTGACACCGGTGCTCACGGCCAACTGGGCCGACGAGCGGGCCTGGAAGCTCGGGAACTACGAGCGCACCGGGGGCTACACCGCCCTGCGCACCGCACTCGGCATGACGCCGGAGGAGGTGGTCGGCGTCGTCAAGGACTCCGGTCTGCGCGGTCGCGGCGGGGCCGGGTTCCCCACCGGCATGAAGTGGTCCTTCGTGCCCAAGGACAACCCGAACCCCACCTACCTGGTGGTCAACGCCGACGAGTCCGAGCCGGGCACCTGCAAGGACATGCCGCTGATGCTGGCCAGCCCGCACACCCTGGTCGAGGGCGTGATCATCTCCGCCTACGCGATCAAGGCCCGCTACGCCTTCATCTACGTCCGCGGCGAGGTGCTGCACGTGGTGCGGCGGCTGCAGCAGGCCGTCCGCGAGGCCTACTCCGCCGGCTACATCGGCAGCAACGTGCTCGGCACCGGCTACGACCTCGAGGTCGTCGTCCACGCCGGCGCGGGGGCCTACATCTGCGGTGAGGAGACGGCCCTGCTGGACTCCCTGGAGGGACGCCGGGGGCAGCCGCGGCTGCGGCCGCCGTTCCCCGCGGTGGCCGGGCTCTACGCCAGCCCCACGGTGATCAACAACGTGGAGTCGATCGCCTCGGTGCCCAGCATCCTGCGCGGTGGTGCGGAGTGGTTCTCCTCGATGGGGACCGAGAAGTCCAAGGGCATGACCATCTACTCCCTCTCCGGCCACGTGGCCCGGCCCGGGCAGCTCGAGGCCCCGCTGGGCATCACCCTGCGCCAGGTGCTGGAGCTCGCCGGCGGGATGCGGGAGGGGCGCCGGCTCAAGTTCTGGACCCCGGGTGGCTCCTCCACCCCGATCCTCACCGAGGAGCACCTGGACCTCCCGCTGGACTACGAGGGCATGGCCGGAGCCGGCTCGATGCTGGGCACCAAGGCCCTGCAGTGCTTCGACGAGACCACCTCGGTGGTCCGCAGCACGCTGCGCTGGGTCGAGTTCTACAAGCACGAGTCCTGCGGCAAGTGCACCCCCTGCCGCGAGGGCTCGTGGTGGCTGGTGCAGATCCTGATGCGGCTCGAGGCCGGGCAGGGCGTGGAGGGCGACATCGAGAAGATCCTCGACCTCTGCGACAACATCGGCGGGCGCTCCTTCTGCGCCCTGGCCGACGGCGCGGTGGCCTGCGTCACCAGCGCCATCAAGTACTTCCGCGAGGAGTTCGAGCAGGGGATGCACACCCCGGCGTGGGAGCTGCTGCCCTACCAGCGCAGCACGGTGTTCGCCCCGGTGACCGCCGGGGCCACAGGAGGTCCGCGATGA
- a CDS encoding NADH-quinone oxidoreductase subunit D: MSTTHDTRTSDPFGATGEPVEGAVYTASGQDWTEIADRQAERGDERIVVNMGPQHPSTHGVLRLILEMEGESVLEARCGIGYLHTGIEKNMEFRNWTQGVTFCTRMDYLAPIFQEVAYCLSVERLLGIEEQVPEKATTMRVLLMELNRISSHLVCIATGGMEIGALTVMTIGFRDREMILDAFELITGLRMNHAFVRPGGVANDLPDNAIAKLRDTVAWLKKHLPEYASFCNANPIFLRRLSGVGHMDLAGCMALGLTGPVLRSTGYDWDLRKKQPYCGYETYDFDVPTWDTADAYGRFRVRQDEMWQSLRIVEQCIERLEGMVGQPVMVADSKIAWPAQLSIGPDGMGNSNEHIKHIMGESMEALIHHFKLVTEGFRVPTGQAYVPIEHPRGELGAHLVSDGGTRPYRAHFRDPSFANLQAMPILCEGGMISDVVVAVASLDPVMGGVDR; the protein is encoded by the coding sequence ATGAGCACCACGCACGACACCCGCACCAGCGATCCCTTCGGCGCGACGGGCGAGCCCGTCGAGGGCGCGGTCTACACCGCCAGCGGCCAGGACTGGACCGAGATCGCCGACCGCCAGGCCGAGCGCGGCGACGAGCGCATCGTGGTCAACATGGGTCCCCAGCACCCGTCCACCCACGGCGTGCTCCGCCTCATCCTGGAGATGGAGGGCGAGTCGGTGCTGGAGGCCCGCTGCGGCATCGGCTACCTGCACACCGGCATCGAGAAGAACATGGAGTTCCGGAACTGGACGCAGGGCGTCACGTTCTGCACCCGGATGGACTACCTGGCCCCGATCTTCCAGGAGGTGGCCTACTGCCTCTCGGTGGAGCGCCTGCTCGGCATCGAGGAGCAGGTGCCGGAGAAGGCCACCACCATGCGGGTGCTGCTGATGGAGCTCAACCGCATCTCCAGCCACCTGGTCTGCATCGCCACCGGCGGCATGGAGATCGGCGCCCTCACCGTGATGACCATCGGGTTCCGCGACCGGGAGATGATCCTGGACGCCTTCGAGCTGATCACCGGGCTGCGGATGAACCACGCCTTCGTCCGACCGGGCGGGGTGGCCAACGACCTGCCCGACAACGCGATCGCCAAGCTGCGCGACACCGTGGCCTGGCTGAAGAAGCACCTGCCCGAGTACGCCTCCTTCTGCAACGCCAACCCGATCTTCCTGCGCCGCCTGAGCGGGGTGGGCCACATGGACCTTGCCGGCTGCATGGCGCTCGGTCTGACCGGCCCGGTGCTGCGGTCCACCGGCTACGACTGGGACCTGCGCAAGAAGCAGCCCTACTGCGGCTACGAGACCTACGACTTCGACGTCCCCACCTGGGACACCGCCGACGCCTACGGACGCTTCCGGGTCCGCCAGGACGAGATGTGGCAGAGCCTGCGCATCGTCGAGCAGTGCATCGAGCGGCTCGAGGGCATGGTGGGGCAGCCGGTGATGGTGGCCGACTCCAAGATCGCCTGGCCCGCCCAGCTCTCGATCGGCCCCGACGGCATGGGCAACTCCAACGAGCACATCAAGCACATCATGGGTGAGTCGATGGAGGCCCTGATCCACCACTTCAAGCTGGTGACCGAGGGCTTCCGCGTCCCGACCGGGCAGGCCTACGTCCCGATCGAGCACCCCCGTGGCGAGCTCGGGGCGCACCTGGTCTCCGACGGCGGGACCCGCCCCTACCGGGCCCACTTCCGCGACCCGAGCTTCGCCAACCTGCAGGCGATGCCGATCCTCTGCGAGGGCGGGATGATCTCCGACGTGGTGGTCGCCGTCGCCAGCCTCGACCCGGTGATGGGGGGCGTGGACCGATGA
- a CDS encoding NADH-quinone oxidoreductase subunit C: MTPEERGPEGSSEAKGSEKAEAQHPTTGERAPEAGVERQDAEASDTDLEPSTGSDDVPGARREVLQVRRGMFGSADSGDTSGYGRVQRIVEMPQPTSRPYGGWFDALADEMAGVLPAGSVTGVVVHRGEITFEVARAHLLEVVRALRDTPTLRFEHCASVSGVHFPTSQGAELHVVYHLQSMTHNRRIRLEVSCPDTDPHVPSVVTVYPAADWHERETWDMFGVVFDGHPALTRILMPDDWPGHPQRKDYPLGGIDIEYKGAVVAPPETRRSYT, translated from the coding sequence GTGACCCCCGAGGAGCGGGGCCCGGAGGGCTCCAGCGAGGCCAAGGGCTCGGAGAAGGCCGAGGCCCAGCACCCCACCACCGGCGAGCGCGCCCCGGAGGCCGGCGTCGAGCGGCAGGACGCCGAGGCCTCCGACACCGACCTGGAGCCGTCCACCGGGAGCGACGACGTCCCCGGCGCCCGGCGCGAGGTGCTGCAGGTGCGTCGCGGCATGTTCGGCTCCGCCGACAGCGGCGACACCTCCGGCTACGGCCGGGTGCAGCGCATCGTGGAGATGCCCCAGCCGACCTCGCGGCCCTACGGCGGCTGGTTCGACGCCCTGGCCGACGAGATGGCCGGGGTGCTCCCGGCCGGCTCGGTGACCGGCGTCGTGGTGCACCGGGGTGAGATCACCTTCGAGGTGGCCCGGGCGCACCTGCTCGAGGTGGTGCGGGCGCTGCGCGACACCCCGACCCTGCGCTTCGAGCACTGCGCCTCGGTCTCCGGCGTGCACTTCCCGACCTCCCAGGGGGCCGAGCTGCACGTCGTCTACCACCTGCAGTCGATGACCCACAACCGGCGGATCCGCCTCGAGGTCAGCTGCCCCGACACCGACCCGCACGTGCCCAGCGTCGTGACGGTCTACCCGGCCGCGGACTGGCACGAGCGCGAGACCTGGGACATGTTCGGCGTGGTCTTCGACGGCCACCCCGCCCTCACCCGGATCCTGATGCCCGACGACTGGCCGGGCCACCCGCAGCGCAAGGACTACCCCCTCGGCGGCATCGACATCGAGTACAAGGGCGCCGTCGTCGCACCACCGGAGACGCGGAGGAGCTACACATGA
- a CDS encoding geranylgeranyl reductase family protein yields the protein MPHTPSGVVDADVVVVGAGPAGSATATHLARRGLDVALLEKTTFPREKVCGDGLTPRATRQLIRLGIDTSTEAGWLHNRGLRIYGGGGQPFHLDWPDLADFPPYGLVRPRSDFDDLLARNAVAAGATLYEQANVVEPVLDARSDRIVGVRCKDGREFRAPLVVAADGNSTRLSVAMGIAKRDDRPMGVAVRTYYTSPRSDDDYLESWLELWDGPPGSSNLLPGYGWIFGMGDGTSNVGLGILNTSSAFGHTDYKALLKAWLDTTPEEWGYRDENMTAPVRGAALPMGFNRQPHYSRGLLLVGDSGGMVNPFNGEGIAYAMEAGEYAADAMTDAHRRGVGTPQAERALQGYPTRLKAELGGYYRLGGIFVKLIGDPRVMRLCTRYGLPRRTLMRFTLKLLANLTDAREGDVMDKVINQLSRLAPAA from the coding sequence ATGCCCCACACCCCGTCCGGGGTCGTCGACGCCGACGTGGTCGTCGTGGGAGCCGGCCCGGCCGGCTCCGCCACCGCCACGCACCTGGCTCGACGCGGGCTCGACGTCGCCCTGCTGGAGAAGACCACCTTCCCGCGCGAGAAGGTCTGCGGCGACGGCCTCACCCCCCGAGCCACCCGCCAGCTGATCCGGCTGGGCATCGACACCTCCACCGAGGCCGGCTGGCTGCACAACCGGGGCCTGCGCATCTACGGCGGCGGCGGTCAGCCCTTCCACCTGGACTGGCCCGACCTGGCCGACTTCCCGCCCTACGGCCTGGTCCGCCCCCGCTCGGACTTCGACGACCTGCTGGCCCGCAACGCGGTGGCCGCCGGGGCCACGCTGTACGAGCAGGCCAACGTGGTCGAGCCGGTGCTGGACGCCCGCAGCGACCGGATCGTCGGCGTCCGGTGCAAGGACGGCCGGGAGTTCCGCGCCCCGCTGGTGGTGGCCGCCGACGGCAACTCCACCCGGCTCAGCGTGGCGATGGGCATCGCCAAGCGCGACGACCGCCCGATGGGGGTCGCGGTCCGCACCTACTACACCTCCCCGCGCAGCGACGACGACTACCTGGAGTCCTGGCTGGAGCTGTGGGACGGCCCGCCCGGGTCGTCCAACCTGCTGCCCGGCTACGGCTGGATCTTCGGCATGGGTGACGGCACCTCCAACGTCGGGCTGGGCATCCTCAACACCTCCTCGGCCTTCGGCCACACCGACTACAAGGCGCTGCTCAAGGCCTGGTTGGACACCACGCCGGAGGAGTGGGGCTACCGCGACGAGAACATGACCGCACCGGTCCGCGGGGCCGCGCTGCCGATGGGGTTCAACCGCCAGCCGCACTACAGCCGGGGCCTGCTCCTGGTGGGCGACTCCGGCGGCATGGTCAACCCCTTCAACGGCGAGGGCATCGCCTACGCGATGGAGGCCGGGGAGTACGCCGCGGACGCGATGACCGACGCGCACCGCCGCGGCGTCGGCACCCCGCAGGCCGAGCGTGCGCTGCAGGGCTACCCGACCCGGCTGAAGGCCGAGCTCGGGGGCTACTACCGCCTGGGCGGGATCTTCGTGAAGCTGATCGGCGACCCGCGGGTGATGCGGCTCTGCACCCGCTACGGTCTCCCACGGCGGACGCTGATGCGCTTCACCCTGAAGCTGCTGGCCAACCTGACCGACGCCCGCGAGGGTGACGTGATGGACAAGGTCATCAACCAGCTGTCACGGCTGGCACCGGCGGCCTGA